One genomic window of Leptospira paudalimensis includes the following:
- a CDS encoding efflux RND transporter permease subunit yields MSFFFVTRFPYQWLMFFGTIILISLMTCREIILSENREIFDQHTLVITQNWPGKTTDQVEESLTKPWEMMLKSVSGYLEIKSVSEFGSISMHLKLNEGIQKEEFLRTIRNLYILNQNVFPKGVLFPRFTFDSGNDSNLILLRRISKTKMPPPSELLRKIQNLTGVKKITYQPESEAEIQINVDHNHLLDGVSPSMSEIYDRLRHHVDSVSFEPGQNQYFLKEYPVDPTEWEKVLILAQGKTFLPLGKIATTSITKVYGKNHTRINGSSFESIVIIANNPFHLIQLSLFLDSYLPEDPDWQFVFSSHEELIENIKFIFYFYLVIEVFYFLYFGFLKREWILTIKHTLIFILFLMILFFSLTSLGISIGISSFVFLLLLKVQLPFIHFRRMILHKKQLYAGSLILFVSFYFQLVPTSILNLVLIFLFALVLYPILLHSFFIFWQREGKQSFSLKDLQIQKLNELVSKKEHPRLHTIPFLSFSFFVLSFLYSLPLLFKPVSSFPHMDNIQLAKLEFPSYVAESERIRITKQVEQSILQKQLTNLLVVTHKNTRSDFYMKWKEGIFPFHFKNLPSEMGYFHFIEEMDGFESTILRFTNTDPKSLETSVLRIIPWIQAQKKVTEVILGFQPSTEGIEFKADPFHLAKMGVGFDPSIRETNLLLQPNVVSKMLYGGKLVDVKLNSIHTISKENFKKQPVVIGNGRIHYIESLRHYSTRQNLGKIYHKNAETSMEIIVKGESINWHSMEEGIRTLLGKDKTQLVERSKTNHETSRYRFIYLFLCFIPFFFRKKYSIEFLSFMFAYVILCKWQTQFFNRNYDQFCFIPFLFLFFRMNSYKKNNIPFYLSLPYLGLLFGTYFYPWKAGVDLFQSLFLFQVFGILSDKFKNNLKIFRTR; encoded by the coding sequence ATGAGTTTCTTCTTTGTCACACGGTTTCCATACCAATGGTTAATGTTTTTTGGAACTATCATTTTGATTTCCCTGATGACATGTAGAGAAATAATTTTAAGCGAAAATAGGGAAATATTTGACCAACATACATTGGTGATAACACAAAATTGGCCAGGCAAAACGACTGACCAAGTGGAAGAGTCGCTTACAAAACCTTGGGAGATGATGTTAAAATCTGTGAGTGGGTATTTGGAAATTAAATCTGTTTCTGAATTTGGAAGTATTTCCATGCACTTAAAACTGAATGAAGGAATCCAAAAAGAGGAATTTTTACGAACAATTCGAAATTTATACATTTTGAATCAAAATGTATTCCCCAAAGGTGTATTATTTCCAAGGTTTACGTTTGATTCTGGAAATGATTCGAATTTGATCCTCCTCCGTAGAATTTCAAAAACGAAGATGCCTCCTCCGTCTGAGTTATTACGAAAAATTCAGAATCTAACTGGTGTTAAAAAAATTACATACCAACCTGAGTCTGAAGCGGAAATCCAAATCAATGTAGACCATAACCATCTACTAGATGGCGTAAGTCCCTCCATGTCGGAAATTTATGATCGTTTACGCCATCATGTAGATTCGGTTTCCTTTGAACCTGGACAAAATCAATATTTTTTAAAGGAATACCCAGTTGATCCAACTGAATGGGAAAAAGTTTTAATTTTGGCCCAAGGGAAAACTTTTCTTCCTCTTGGAAAAATAGCAACGACTAGTATAACGAAAGTTTACGGAAAAAATCACACAAGAATCAATGGCTCGAGTTTTGAATCAATCGTGATCATTGCGAACAATCCTTTCCATCTCATCCAATTGTCGTTATTTTTGGATTCATATCTGCCTGAAGACCCTGATTGGCAATTTGTGTTTTCAAGTCATGAGGAATTGATAGAGAACATAAAGTTCATTTTTTACTTTTACCTTGTAATAGAGGTTTTTTATTTCCTTTATTTTGGTTTTTTGAAAAGGGAATGGATACTGACCATTAAACACACGTTAATATTTATTCTCTTCCTTATGATTTTGTTTTTTAGTCTCACAAGTTTGGGAATAAGTATAGGTATTTCAAGTTTTGTATTTTTGTTACTTTTGAAAGTACAATTGCCTTTTATTCACTTTCGAAGGATGATTCTACATAAGAAACAATTGTATGCGGGAAGTTTGATTTTATTTGTTTCGTTTTATTTCCAGTTGGTTCCCACTTCGATTTTAAATTTAGTCCTGATCTTTTTATTTGCTCTCGTTTTATATCCAATTCTTCTACATTCGTTTTTTATATTTTGGCAAAGGGAAGGAAAACAAAGTTTTTCCTTAAAAGATTTACAAATACAAAAATTGAATGAATTGGTTTCAAAGAAGGAACATCCGCGTTTACATACGATTCCTTTTTTATCATTCTCGTTCTTTGTTTTATCCTTCTTATATTCTTTACCTCTGCTGTTTAAACCTGTATCCTCCTTTCCTCATATGGATAATATACAATTGGCAAAATTGGAGTTTCCTTCCTATGTTGCAGAATCAGAGAGGATCCGAATTACAAAACAAGTCGAACAATCAATCTTGCAGAAACAATTGACAAACTTACTTGTAGTGACTCATAAAAATACCAGGTCTGATTTTTATATGAAATGGAAGGAAGGTATTTTCCCTTTTCATTTTAAAAACCTACCATCGGAAATGGGTTACTTCCATTTTATAGAAGAAATGGATGGGTTTGAATCTACAATTTTAAGATTCACTAATACGGATCCAAAATCATTAGAAACATCAGTTTTAAGGATCATTCCATGGATTCAGGCACAAAAAAAAGTAACAGAAGTAATCTTAGGATTCCAACCTTCAACAGAAGGTATCGAGTTTAAGGCTGATCCGTTTCATTTAGCAAAAATGGGAGTCGGTTTTGATCCTTCAATTCGGGAAACAAATCTTTTATTACAACCGAATGTTGTGAGTAAAATGTTATACGGTGGAAAGTTAGTTGATGTGAAATTGAATTCAATTCATACGATTTCAAAAGAGAATTTCAAAAAACAGCCAGTTGTCATTGGAAATGGAAGAATCCATTATATTGAATCGCTAAGGCATTATTCAACCCGTCAAAATTTGGGAAAAATATACCATAAAAATGCAGAGACAAGTATGGAAATCATTGTTAAAGGTGAGAGTATCAATTGGCATTCAATGGAAGAAGGGATTCGAACATTACTCGGTAAAGATAAGACTCAATTGGTAGAGCGGTCCAAAACGAATCACGAGACAAGCAGATATCGGTTTATATATTTGTTTTTATGTTTCATACCTTTCTTCTTTCGTAAAAAATACTCTATCGAATTTTTATCGTTTATGTTTGCTTACGTAATTCTGTGTAAATGGCAAACCCAATTTTTTAACAGAAATTATGATCAATTCTGCTTTATCCCATTTTTATTCCTCTTTTTTCGGATGAATTCTTATAAGAAGAATAACATTCCATTTTATCTAAGTCTTCCGTATCTTGGATTGTTATTTGGTACTTATTTTTATCCATGGAAAGCAGGTGTTGATTTATTCCAGTCACTGTTTTTATTCCAAGTTTTCGGGATATTAAGTGATAAATTTAAAAACAATTTAAAAATATTTAGAACCAGATAA
- a CDS encoding TIGR04388 family protein has protein sequence MLSYHFWLRAISFVFISYYLFISNHVFSQSLQDTWEIPSYQANEYADLYGRLYFSTSLQDWEEGVESVLTNAVITWQSEANHQIDELLKKEIGEDAFITNEGYVDERRRTLFSEASVFYSEWERNLVNDYFINRASFLEKLETGKVDALYFQRIGKETIFESYTQEEMLLHENRENILRAAEEWEYQWEKSKQEGLDSFASSLEALDKDYVKYLSTLQETENQFINNLNAIDEYRQTVYTALDSMIQQMREGIEGSCEITTGCLYRNFDGSYNEAGKIFSKLITEISDVISSNAKDPELLFTNVATKMRDFLADESNKALVEQTYYNDRIYTYQTGLQINLNNSKTSFNIGEAEWILRNQNYNQLSSDVKYENWSYIPGDVGVFAGIQDWELQSFFRSIHNSDYHQLTDMINAKLGDGRRVQNLINANLYTDAYHFINNFTIMGLGVPFEQAYHTQGNLILDGKNKYGFWQAERNLTIFTPGTYSYQMGAIGYSVLYEMYDDTSYTTSLYWDTNFSQLKEQNNSFTDKLLPAITHWESRVKQYSDSFRNWSEEREGLIEEAKLEYQKNRINLESSKENWLQKLEEENQKGWKSWSELYARGDVTTKVSIGEPFQFETNVKTIQDQGRLLGFRNESLLGNDLHEIQLGQSSLLETFQRTVYGVNQYASVVQMNHELEEFQKKEQNKLINQYVYGLNTDVIGDRKLTKEEMILVGSTDYKSLSDEEKANFGKCYDDPSVTQCNGLLKKEYVVSDPGKNGNITISKEIYNGMLGARDKEGEYDASMSVISKQISLSTIGKIQSVDRKDYFTEWTEEDWEVLQKRKNQIADTFVTQSLKKDQNQLITNLNAIESLNVNNYKKYVTKKESQENIDSFVQEMALAYLSGGVAGVKASLKGKVESSINTEIAKVWIKASGGNEKQIQMASMAIDFMRGRLNAKKINARDQYVSIKNPVQGLETIVGKTLSSTIQAIDTVTNGLATVPINLALSGVMALTKQFIGDKNYQKLNQQISGSNTRLEEIKKNEEQIIESSVSLSLARASGLPTETIAKLIGDIRGQQKAKKADKAMSNDIISDIGSQITGAIGGILKTAVVAIGIPDDQIYNLMSDAHRFANARNLDQTSDSLANYGYTLQTFGLQANWTKHQSSNVDLNDNNAVVTEFGKSLLAKELAKEYGIDESFVRQSLDGVYGKYQKKKSEEKAQNTAVRQTVINSASLAITLGASGVWSSANSALTKVGKFANVLTKGVIPATARVGQVVTTTILQTAAGSQEGTKGAVAGFANGSLLGLTNSFGKFQTGIFKGMMPGVGVTYSEQNGWGGSVGIGNSINNVSYSIAEKGNSSLQFSQAIAKELQFATELTSNQSYKIGLNYNPSGEGPRKNWNFSLMYDLKGSGLSGSVGYTEPNSKLGVISNIDPNEISYTSTLQGVSIGTNSKDGFQLEEFNFANQNINMAQDTSDVTDQNGNVIENEGDSPLSDIAGQIGMFGSLLLGGFGAFNLLRNRMSGGSSFLQVGSDMGKMKFEANSDRSIFSRLTDPIQKGLFWFGESVSRYADSFTPDQTKENVRNTKEPLSAKETDRISKLKTSIIDDYQKDSRLDTEKKLYELKQAGVDITEIEAKIKVKRGGKDVPMSKAVERSLNEYKRLRESRSVRPIGSEVVEYVSSSDALSKVNATFDPKKETIDAYVKRLGDEISKYSEDVDLSTNELVSLHCANVAKLLGDNLMSKIKYKQSQLIDGKEVASAVNTVDENGFRKISETDCIRYIGAVLFGAGLTEKGNFANLNSDVYLTPEEMERMASEFKAGFVHKNGVEYFRQAGSFTKLVSERLTTESELIAHKAKGVIPDLKVGTIGITRKMETVEGTNRDAMKSDHIYIIIGKKINPTLGVTEYLISESAGGKGVQNRWIRAETNARIREIYHSKLLRENYSASEIKLKMKNLKLPNIESDYLTRSEFYELKPQTRELYESSN, from the coding sequence ATGTTATCATATCATTTTTGGTTAAGAGCCATATCGTTCGTTTTCATTAGTTATTATTTATTCATTTCAAATCATGTTTTTTCCCAATCTCTGCAAGATACCTGGGAGATCCCATCTTATCAGGCAAATGAATATGCAGATTTATATGGGAGATTGTATTTTTCCACTTCATTGCAAGATTGGGAGGAAGGTGTAGAGTCAGTATTGACAAATGCGGTGATTACTTGGCAATCAGAGGCGAATCATCAGATTGATGAACTTTTAAAAAAGGAAATTGGAGAAGATGCATTTATCACAAACGAAGGTTATGTGGATGAGAGAAGGCGAACTTTGTTTTCGGAAGCATCAGTATTTTATTCAGAATGGGAGCGTAATTTAGTAAATGATTATTTTATAAACCGTGCCAGCTTTTTGGAGAAATTAGAAACAGGTAAAGTTGATGCCCTTTACTTCCAAAGGATAGGAAAAGAAACCATTTTTGAATCATACACTCAGGAAGAGATGTTGTTACATGAGAATCGGGAAAATATCTTACGAGCAGCTGAAGAATGGGAATACCAATGGGAAAAATCGAAACAAGAGGGATTGGACTCTTTTGCTTCTTCATTGGAAGCACTTGACAAAGACTATGTTAAATACTTATCAACTCTCCAAGAGACAGAAAATCAATTCATTAACAATTTGAATGCGATTGATGAATATAGGCAAACGGTATATACGGCTTTAGATTCGATGATCCAACAAATGAGAGAAGGAATCGAAGGTTCTTGTGAGATAACAACTGGTTGTTTGTATCGAAACTTTGATGGAAGTTATAACGAAGCAGGTAAAATATTCTCTAAATTAATTACAGAAATCTCCGATGTAATCTCCTCGAATGCGAAGGATCCTGAATTGTTGTTTACAAATGTTGCAACAAAGATGCGGGACTTTTTAGCAGATGAATCCAATAAAGCATTAGTTGAACAGACTTATTACAATGATCGAATTTATACTTACCAAACCGGCTTACAAATTAATTTAAACAATTCGAAAACAAGTTTTAATATTGGAGAAGCAGAATGGATATTGAGAAATCAAAATTACAATCAATTATCAAGTGATGTTAAGTATGAAAATTGGAGTTACATTCCTGGAGATGTTGGGGTATTTGCAGGGATTCAAGATTGGGAATTACAATCATTTTTTCGTTCCATTCATAATTCAGATTATCATCAGCTTACAGATATGATTAATGCTAAGTTGGGAGACGGTCGAAGGGTGCAAAATCTGATCAACGCCAATTTGTATACCGATGCTTACCATTTTATTAACAATTTCACGATTATGGGGTTGGGAGTTCCTTTTGAACAAGCATATCATACTCAAGGGAATTTGATTTTAGATGGAAAGAATAAGTATGGATTTTGGCAAGCGGAACGAAATTTAACAATTTTTACTCCAGGAACCTATTCATACCAAATGGGTGCTATCGGATATTCTGTTTTATATGAAATGTATGATGACACTTCCTATACTACGTCTTTATATTGGGATACTAATTTTTCACAATTAAAAGAGCAAAACAATAGTTTTACGGATAAACTATTGCCAGCCATCACCCATTGGGAATCAAGAGTGAAACAATATTCGGATAGTTTTAGAAATTGGTCTGAAGAAAGAGAGGGACTCATAGAAGAAGCAAAACTCGAATACCAGAAAAATCGAATTAACTTAGAATCGTCGAAAGAAAATTGGTTACAAAAGTTAGAAGAAGAAAATCAGAAAGGATGGAAATCTTGGAGTGAATTGTATGCAAGAGGGGATGTAACAACAAAAGTTTCCATAGGAGAACCGTTTCAATTCGAAACCAATGTTAAAACAATCCAAGACCAAGGGAGACTATTGGGTTTTCGAAATGAATCTCTTTTAGGGAATGATTTACATGAAATACAGCTTGGGCAAAGTTCATTGCTTGAAACATTCCAAAGGACGGTTTATGGGGTTAATCAATACGCAAGTGTTGTCCAAATGAATCATGAACTTGAGGAATTCCAAAAAAAGGAACAAAACAAATTGATCAACCAATACGTTTATGGTTTAAACACGGATGTGATCGGTGATCGAAAATTGACAAAAGAAGAAATGATCTTAGTTGGAAGCACAGATTATAAGAGTTTATCAGATGAAGAAAAAGCCAACTTTGGAAAATGTTATGATGATCCAAGTGTCACACAATGTAATGGATTGTTAAAAAAAGAATATGTGGTTTCTGATCCAGGAAAAAATGGAAATATCACGATTAGTAAAGAAATTTACAATGGAATGTTAGGTGCTCGAGATAAAGAAGGAGAATATGATGCCTCAATGTCTGTGATAAGCAAACAGATTTCATTGAGCACTATTGGAAAAATTCAAAGTGTCGATCGAAAAGATTATTTTACAGAATGGACAGAGGAAGATTGGGAAGTTCTTCAAAAAAGAAAAAATCAAATCGCTGATACATTTGTGACTCAGTCATTAAAAAAAGACCAAAATCAGCTCATTACAAATTTAAATGCCATTGAATCCCTAAATGTAAATAATTATAAAAAGTATGTAACTAAAAAAGAATCACAAGAAAATATCGATTCTTTTGTACAGGAAATGGCACTCGCCTATTTATCTGGTGGTGTTGCGGGTGTGAAAGCTTCATTAAAGGGAAAGGTAGAATCATCAATTAATACCGAAATCGCAAAAGTTTGGATCAAAGCATCAGGAGGGAATGAAAAACAGATCCAAATGGCATCGATGGCAATCGATTTTATGCGAGGTCGTTTGAATGCCAAAAAAATCAATGCAAGAGATCAATACGTTTCCATCAAAAATCCAGTGCAAGGTTTAGAAACGATCGTAGGAAAAACACTTTCTAGCACAATACAGGCAATCGATACGGTGACTAATGGATTGGCGACTGTGCCTATAAATTTAGCCTTATCGGGTGTTATGGCACTAACGAAACAATTCATAGGTGATAAAAATTATCAAAAATTAAACCAACAAATTTCAGGATCAAATACAAGACTGGAAGAAATCAAAAAAAACGAAGAACAAATTATAGAATCTAGTGTATCACTTTCTCTTGCACGAGCATCAGGTTTACCAACGGAGACTATTGCAAAACTTATCGGAGACATCCGTGGGCAACAGAAAGCAAAAAAAGCTGATAAAGCGATGTCAAATGATATCATTTCAGATATCGGATCACAAATCACGGGAGCAATTGGAGGGATTCTCAAAACAGCGGTTGTTGCTATTGGTATCCCTGATGACCAAATTTACAATCTAATGTCAGATGCCCACCGATTTGCCAATGCAAGAAATTTAGACCAGACTTCTGATTCATTAGCTAACTATGGTTATACTTTGCAGACATTCGGTTTACAAGCCAATTGGACAAAACACCAAAGTTCTAATGTTGATCTAAATGATAATAATGCTGTGGTGACAGAATTTGGAAAATCATTGTTAGCAAAAGAATTAGCAAAAGAATATGGGATTGATGAATCATTTGTGAGACAATCACTCGACGGAGTGTATGGAAAATACCAGAAGAAAAAATCGGAAGAAAAAGCGCAAAATACTGCTGTTCGACAAACGGTTATTAATTCAGCTTCTTTGGCTATCACCTTAGGTGCAAGTGGAGTTTGGAGCAGTGCCAATTCAGCACTTACGAAAGTTGGAAAATTTGCAAATGTTTTGACAAAGGGAGTCATACCCGCAACGGCAAGAGTGGGGCAAGTGGTCACTACGACAATCTTACAAACAGCAGCTGGTAGTCAGGAAGGGACGAAAGGTGCAGTTGCCGGATTTGCCAATGGTTCTTTGTTAGGTCTGACAAATTCATTTGGAAAGTTCCAAACAGGTATTTTCAAAGGTATGATGCCTGGTGTTGGTGTCACATATTCGGAACAAAATGGATGGGGTGGAAGTGTTGGAATTGGTAATTCAATCAATAATGTAAGTTATTCGATAGCTGAAAAAGGAAATTCCTCCTTACAGTTTTCACAAGCAATCGCAAAAGAGCTACAATTTGCGACAGAGCTTACATCGAATCAAAGTTATAAAATTGGTCTCAATTATAACCCTTCAGGTGAAGGCCCAAGGAAAAATTGGAATTTTTCTTTGATGTATGATCTAAAGGGATCGGGACTCAGTGGTAGTGTCGGATATACAGAGCCAAACTCAAAACTCGGAGTCATATCTAATATAGATCCAAATGAAATTTCGTATACTTCAACTTTACAGGGAGTCAGTATTGGAACCAATTCGAAAGATGGATTCCAACTTGAGGAATTTAACTTTGCCAATCAAAATATCAATATGGCGCAAGATACCAGTGATGTTACCGATCAAAATGGGAATGTGATTGAAAATGAAGGAGATAGTCCTCTCTCTGATATAGCAGGACAGATTGGGATGTTCGGCAGTTTATTGTTAGGTGGATTTGGAGCATTCAATTTACTTCGAAATAGAATGAGTGGAGGCAGTAGTTTCCTTCAAGTTGGATCTGATATGGGCAAAATGAAATTTGAAGCCAATTCTGATCGTTCTATTTTTAGTCGTTTGACTGACCCGATCCAAAAGGGACTTTTTTGGTTTGGTGAATCTGTTAGTAGGTATGCTGATTCGTTCACTCCTGATCAGACTAAAGAGAATGTTAGAAATACAAAAGAACCATTATCGGCAAAAGAAACTGATCGTATTTCCAAATTAAAAACAAGTATCATTGATGATTATCAGAAAGACTCGAGGTTAGATACAGAAAAAAAACTTTATGAATTGAAACAAGCTGGAGTGGATATCACTGAAATTGAAGCGAAAATCAAAGTAAAACGTGGTGGAAAAGATGTTCCCATGTCTAAGGCAGTGGAAAGGTCCCTTAATGAATACAAACGGTTACGCGAATCTCGTTCAGTTCGTCCCATAGGATCCGAGGTCGTGGAATACGTGAGTTCCAGTGATGCACTTTCGAAGGTAAACGCTACATTTGATCCAAAGAAGGAAACAATAGATGCTTATGTAAAACGTTTGGGGGATGAAATCTCTAAATATTCAGAAGATGTCGACCTTTCTACGAATGAACTTGTATCCCTACATTGCGCTAATGTTGCCAAACTCCTTGGTGATAACCTCATGAGCAAAATAAAATACAAACAATCCCAATTAATTGATGGAAAAGAAGTTGCATCAGCTGTAAACACGGTAGATGAAAATGGATTTCGCAAAATTTCGGAGACAGATTGTATCCGATACATAGGTGCCGTGTTATTTGGTGCGGGATTAACAGAGAAAGGGAATTTTGCCAATTTAAATTCAGATGTATACTTAACACCCGAAGAAATGGAACGTATGGCTTCTGAATTTAAGGCTGGTTTTGTTCACAAAAATGGAGTGGAATACTTCCGACAAGCTGGTAGTTTTACGAAATTAGTTTCAGAAAGACTCACAACGGAAAGTGAATTGATAGCTCATAAGGCGAAAGGTGTCATCCCAGATCTAAAGGTTGGTACCATTGGAATCACGAGGAAAATGGAAACAGTTGAAGGAACAAATCGAGATGCGATGAAATCAGATCATATCTATATCATCATCGGAAAAAAAATCAATCCTACGTTAGGTGTGACGGAATACCTGATCTCGGAATCAGCCGGGGGAAAAGGCGTACAAAATCGTTGGATTAGAGCAGAAACGAATGCAAGGATTCGAGAAATATATCATAGTAAGTTATTGCGAGAAAATTATTCTGCTAGTGAAATAAAATTAAAAATGAAAAATTTAAAACTTCCCAATATTGAATCCGATTACTTAACCCGATCTGAATTTTATGAATTAAAGCCACAAACACGAGAATTGTATGAAAGTTCGAACTAG